tttttacagttttttcaAATCATActagtgtctgtttttctttctttttccgggcattgttcgggctcATACGGGTTTCAGGCGAATACTTGAATTCTTTCGAAACGCCGAAATCGCCTGAGAAGACTTCacactttttacggtgtatgcaGCTTTTCGGCACCTTGTGCTAGCCATATACCAAAATTGGGATTTAAAGTCCAACTTTCCAGACTGTGATAAATAGTGAGAGATGGTACATCTTAATTTCGAAATTGTGTATATATAATACATTGAGAAATTGTACCTTGCACATATAATCATGCAAGCTAAATggatattatttaattttttgtaaagaaTCTTTTTTCCTTCTTTCACTTTTGTTGCCACTCATGCATACTCGTGTTTTTGATGGctcaaaatttgttaaaattcaAAGAAATCGCACAACCAATAGCTGAAATTATGCCTGCTGGGTTGTTAACTCAAAGGAAGGATAAATCAACTATCTTTAAGTTCTTACCTATTACTTTGCCAGCAGGTTTGTTTGGAGCTTCTTCGTGAAGGTCTTCTTCTGATTTTGGCTGGCTTTCAGCTGCAGGGCTCTCTGTGGCTGCCGACATGATGGATCAGGCTGCCAGCTTCCTGCAAGCACGATGTTAAGATGGTAAAGTTGATGGAATTACAGATGTTACTCGGTTAGCTCCTTCCTCTCAAGATCTTACTGCATCGTGTGAGCGGGAAAGCCCATTTATAGCTTAAAGCATACATGAAAGGgcgaacaataaatataaacatcaagatgtaaaatttctaaaatattcTGTAGAATTAAGCTAACACTTAATtaagtttacaaaaaattgtGAATATTACAAATTTATTTCTTCCAAATAAAGTTATCACATTATTTAAGGTAAACTTAGTCTTATAATTTTCTATAAGAACTAACAATACCCCCTGATTCTAATTTCGAATGTAAAATTGCTTTGTGGGAAGAGAGTTTGCAACGCAATTTTGCTTAGCTTATTTATTTAACAGTTACCATATTAGTTACCAATCTCCTATTTATTTATTCTGAAATTGGGGTTCCCTACACCATCGTTGCCATTAATGGAGAATAAGGTTGCCGAAAAAATGAAAGGAAAGGGGTTACTTCGCAGGCCCCAATTCGCTTTAATTTTTATAAGCGGTGCTTGTTAAGCAACCATTAAACCTGTGGCCAAAACAAATTTGTTTGATATAAAGCCAAGTGTCTTCAAACCAATAAAGTGGTGCAAataaaataacgctaaatgacATCTTATGGACCTCTACACATTTCCTCACTTGTCTAGAATTCTTCGTTTTTCGCCGCCAGTTCGAGACTCCCTAATTTAAAACGATTGATATGGGCGTTACCATAAATTTATCTTTAACTGCGGTCGCAGAGCAACATTTCACCTTCAAAACCTAGTTTTCTCAAAAAACTACGATGAAATTAGCACCCAAAAATAAGGTAGTAAGAATGGAGCAAAAGTTGATCTTTTTGTTACCGTGCAAACAGAAAGTAGAAAAACATACCAGGGAGAGGGCGACGGTCTTAAATCTTGTCTCCAAGGCAATGAGGTTGACAGGCCCGGTCTCATTCAATTGTTCGATTTCAGACACAATTTAATCTTGAACCTTAATTTTTTGCTACATCACAACCTCGTTCCAAAGGGTTTTTTACTTTTCACATTAAGCCCCACAATCCCTTGGAACGAGCTGGTTACCCTTTAAAAATACCCCCTATAACTACCATCTCTTTGaacgaaaaatacaaaaatacctTTAGAGAACcaccaaccttgtccccaggcccatttttctctttctgacaatcttcGCGCCGTCTtggatataaaaaaaacgaaaaattgccctgggaacgaggttggagaaCCACATCAAGTAAAAACATAAAGCAAAAGAAAGAATGCGCTTtaaaaaacgaaagaaaaagTCTTTACAGAGATCTATAGAAAGTTATTAGCTAacctttttgttatattttaaagaCCATTTGTTACGATCTACAAAACTTAAAATGGCGAGTATAATTGCTTTCGCTGTCTGTTTCGCtatctttttaaaagaaatgtctttcctgcattgttttttttatgacgGTTCTTTTATACCTCCgtggttatttttattattgcttATTCTCTTCCTCGGAGCTCTTTCAGTAACATTTTATCTagaaagagctctggggagaAGAATGACTGTTGCTGCTTTTCTGAGTAAATGCAATATCAATTAAGCAACGTGTAAGACAGAGATTAACTTTCCTACATACCATGAAGTACTCGGTTTTTTGTGCTGCATGAAGGTAAATGATGGAGATGTGCTTACTTTGCATGACGTAGTATGCCATCTCCCTCATTTCCCTTACATGGCTGGAGTTAACCCGAGGATATGGTAGCGTTCACTCGCCCGTATTTAATTCTTGGTGATTATTACCACTAAGCTACAGCAATGAAGCTTCCCAATTGATTTGCTTGGGCTTGCTTTTTAAGGATTGCAGAATTAAATTTTGCGGTTTTCACTGATATTCGCAAAAAAGTCCCGCAAATCATTTTTCGGCCCTATATATCCAAAAAGAGTCCCGCAAAGTATATCGTAAACCGTGATTTACAAAATAAGTACCACCAATCTTTTAAGACTCTATTTCTTTTCGCGTTAGCCACATGATGTAAAGGGAAAAGAATGAAGTATGAGAAATACATTATGTACACCACATTAAGAacgaaaattttctttcttttaaaaaattgcttttgTATATTAGGCTTTGCATATATCCAAACAGCCTTGCTCCTTTCCAGtagctattattttttttaaattttaagtttcgatatcaaaaagatacaaaatgtcctggggacgaggtaaaAGCAGcctcattttttaatttataatatatttatttaaaaaagaattaactgTGGAACCAAAAAGTATCAAAGTCTTGGCCGCATCGCGGCTCATGACGTATgatcttatatttttttcaatattttcgtCGGTGTTTCGATACTGTCTCGATTCAATGAATTTTAAACCGAAGGTCTGgttgatagtttttttaaaaaccgttGGAAAATATGCCTAGAGGTGATGAAGCGGAACAAATAAAAAGCAAGCTTAAATGAGAAAAGCGATTTAGATATGGAGATCTTTTATACgttttttttctgtgttttttatCACCTAGCATTTGGTAAGCCGACTGCGAAATTATCTACAGTTATTCACGGAAAGGAAAATGGTATGTTAGCTTTCTCAGGGAAATCTCAGCTTCATTTGCTGCTCTttgcaaattaattttatactGCGAACTGTGTTATCGTTATTTAGATACCTTAAatagtgaaaaagaaatttttgaataaaaagcaGTTTACTAATGCTATCTAAATTTGTTAAATGCATCAATATCATGTAAAGACGATGGGAGACATATATTAAATGCAGGAATCCTCTGTTCACTTTGAGTATGACTTTTTGCAAATCTATGCTCTGCATAGTTTTACCTTCAGGCTGAAATGTACGATTAGTTTAATCTTCCTCCAATGTTTTATTGAAACAAttagtaagaaaaaaacttatgaTGTCAACAGACGTACATCTCTTTCTGTttttaacctcgtccccagggttttttgcctttttgacatcgaggcGGGCGGCAAAATAAAttgtttagccgtcaagtaagcgctagcggcccTTAGGCAACATACCCTGGGGATGAGGATGCGTCAAATAAGCGATAGCGGTTTTGACATTAGGCAACAACGCTGGCGAAGGATGATAAGTTATTCGACTTTCTAAACTAGATTTCTTGTGATGCTACTTCCGGTACagttttttgattattttcttgAAGAGTTTCAAAAGTTTAAGGTGCGTAATAGTTATTGTTCTTCTTTTTCCAAAGAGCTAACAAGAAGGAGCGGAAATAGAGAGGAGTTTTAAGAAGCATCTCTTTCTTTAAAATCTGTTGTACTGTGAATACGCCCACTCTCAAATAAACGCCCATCTCGAGTAAGCACTCAcacttttttgcaattttttttagtgtCGCTCTCAAACAGGCGCCCAGGGACTGTTGTTGGCAAATATCATTAGAGTTAAAGGAGTGGCCACTAATTATATAGGCAAATTCAAATAGTAGTAGTTAGAAATACTAAAGAATATATTCGCAATGTTATCATAATGCACTGacacaaaatttattaatgAACAGCAGTATCTACATAACATGAAAAATCTGCAAATTACACATATTCTaattagcaaaaaataaaaataaattacaataatTAAATTGAAGATCAGTTTTTATAATATCAATAAAAAAGCATTGTAGATAACGCCTGCGAACAACTAAATAGCTACCTCCGGAAAACTATGaattaggaaaagtcacaaaaatcAGAACCTTTTAAAGCAATTCAAAAAACAGGAGGGCGGAGAAGCGcccttgcctgccacacaagccggttagcggtcagtagatggcaccaaatggggTGACAACACTGAATTTAAAGTGCGTTagagtggggactcgaacctgaaacctatGATCACAAGTCGAATGCGATACCACTACACCATCCTCACAAAGAGCAAAAAGTTGTAACAAAGTATGATATAGAGTGGGAAGGGGTTTAAATTCAAAGTAAGGCGCCACAATgtgtaaaaatgttaaataaaataacagttaaaataacAGTAGATGAAGAAGTCGTAATAAATCAATTGAAGCCTCACCCCATCGTTCGTTCCCGGGTCTCTTAGCTGAGCTGTTATTACGGAGCAACCAaattaaaaaggcaaaatgccttGGAAAGGTTGACTCAACGCCAAGTGTTGCTTAAAAGGTTGAGATAGAGTCGCCCTGCactaaagtttcaagaactgcgacattttattattaaaaccaCAACTTTGTccccagttttttttaaattgcacaGACCAAGTCCCGTTTCGAATAATATAATTTATCTATTGTTGAGATGGGTATTTTTCCATTAGGAGTATTTCGACATTTAACCAAAAAAAGTCAAATCTGTTTGTTTATtagtttgtttattatttatttgcttatttatttattaatttattaatttattgacAGATAAATATGAAGCACATACCCATGACGACTTAATGAGAGAACatgaaatagaagaaaaaagtaaGCAAATTTGtcattattaaaaactaaattgATATGTCAGCTGGTAAGATTGACTAAAAGGTGATTGTTTCTCTGAACAGCTGAAGAGAGGGTTGCAAATGTTGTGGAAGGTGATAtgaagctttcaaatgcattaaAGGCACTCAGAAATGGAAAAGAGGCGGATTCGAGGGATGTCCTCACTATACCACAATATCAATGGAATAAAGAAATACCATACATATTCAGTGATACTGCaggtttaaatttaattatttattcataATTAATTAATGGTTGTGGAACttcattaaataattttaacttgTTACATCAGACTGCACCAAAATATGGGACCTCATGCCCAGTCCCCCTCGTTTCATGAGCGTTTATCACAACACGAGATCTTTGACTTTTTAAAGTGGaacaattaaaaacaaacaaaagtttatttaaacTTGAGGAACAGCTCACGTGCAGTCATTAAGGTTGTGTATGTGTTATGTGTAGTGGGATCGTGAGATAAGAACTACATGTGTTTTATGTTCGTGTTACTTATTCACGATATTCAAATAACTAACTCTTATACAACACGTGAAATGATGCGTATATACTAAAGGCAAGCGAGGCAAGTCTTGCTTTTCCATACAACATATGGCTGAAAAAGAAGGATGCaacttttaaatcttttaacgAGTAGGTCGATTCTAGGAAGAATATGGGATGTACTTTCAAGTCATAGTAGTTATTATAGCATGTCAATCCaatgttttcataaaaattagcaAGCTtggaaattataatttttaagtGCGTTCCCATTGGTTAATAAGAAAACGTGAAGAAAAAGTAAACATTTCggatatataaatttttgttttataagtttttttaacattgtatAATTAAGAAAAACATTTCCAAGCTGAATAACTGactacaatttttaatttgccGAAGAATGGCTGTTCTTCCCGCATGTTTTGTCACACCAATACATTTCTATAAAACTAATctttttgcaacaaaaaatcCTGATTTGAAACTTTCCGGCTATCAATACCCTAATTAACCTCTCACTACCTTGTCCACACTAAACACTGCCAGTGCTTGCTTAATGTGTTTATATTGTAAATGTTAGATCTTTGTAGCCCGTACCCAAAAGTTTAACTAGAATTTTTTCAGGCCACAAAGCAAgacttgaaaaaaattgttattctccaaatttaaataaattatatatgtgTTATATATCTAAGGTGATTATCTGAAGAATGTCGTGCAAAGTGCTATCGATGACTTCAACAACTATACTTGTGTCCGGTTTGTACCAAGGACCAGTCAAAGTGACTATATTCAGTTTACAACAGGTTCTGGGTAAGATTGGTTAAGTTAATATACACACTTTTTATCCTAAGCATTTAGTTGAACCTGGAGTTTATTACCATTTCGATAATTTCAGCCTCAAAAGTTTCTTAGTATTCCTCACTTGATCCtgaaagtttcttaaaaaatattctatgaataagatttttttaaggTATATAGGAACAACATTTGCTACGTTTTTATGTATTTCTTCTGTTGTATGTAGAAATTTTCTGAAATTAAAGATCCCGATCTCCCAAAGTTTAACATTTGCTTTTTCTAAAGCTTGGtttcttaaacttttatttgAAGCAACGAGAGGACACGCcccttttttaagaaatagtaTAATTATAAATAAAGAGGTTCTATTCTGCCTAATAGAAGAGCGTTATTGAGGTATTCTGCTCAATAGAACAGCGTTATTGAGGTATTCTGCTCAATAAAAGAGCGTTATTGAGGTATTCTGCTCAATAGAAGAGTGTTATTGAGGTATAAAAGTGTATATTGAGGTATCACAGTATCACACCCTGTTAAATAGCACCATAGATTTATTGTACCATAcacattggaaaaaaaatattacaattatTCTTCGCCGTCTTTTGAAATTCGTTTTTACCAGGATTGTACTCAGATAGAGAAACATTTAAATTTACGTAaagttttttgttaaaactttgtTTAGCATTCCAAAATAATACTGCTAATGCTTATTAAACTATGAAAAACTGGTTATTTTTCAGGTGCTGGTCATATGTCGGGAAGATAGGAGGCATGCAGGAGATCAATTTAGGAGCTGGTTGTGAATTAAAAGGTAAGCGCTCGCTTATCATCTTCCATAATGATTTCATCAATTGGAAATTTCAAATAATATCAATACCATTGTTTTTCCAGGTACAGCCATACATGAGATGATGCATTCGCTTGGATTTTTTCATGAACATACTCGTTTAGACAGAGATAAatatgtaaaaatcaactttgATAATCTTGTTCCAGGTAAACTGTATTTTATATGTGTAGTAGATTCGTTTACAGCTCGCAGTTTAGGCGACCTCTGATCGAATTTTACTCAATATTGACATATGCACTTGGGCTCTGTTGACAGCCTAGTGTAAGATTCATCCCCAATTCTTCCCGTGTTCGACGTCCCTAACCTTGTTTGATATTCGCTGCTCTTAAACTCCATATTACGTCAATTACCCAGTGCGCAGTGTTTAACAATTACTATCTACTTGTTGACGGCGCATTTCACCTACCAATTGTAACTATCCATAGGGCCATACACAAGGCCAACACACAAATCAAAAGGGCATTATAAAACGATCTTGAACCATTTCTCTTCACCAGGCCCATAATAATGACTGATCGCGAACTTCAGATCGAGTAGCTTTGATGATTTTTATCATGGATCAATATCACTAACCGGACAGAAAGGGTATAAGAATCACTTGTCTGATAAAGCCCTTCGTTCTTAGGTTATCCTTTTACCCGCCTAAACCCGCCTTCCTCTCGTAATTGAAAATCAGAAAGCAAGGACAGCCATTTTAAGAACAAAGACATGTCAGACAGTATGTAAAAGGTACAAAACGTAGCACTGTTTGAAGTTCGTCAAGAATGTACGCCTTATTTTAGCTGACCCCGAGGTCTTATTGGTATGCATATAATAGAAACTATATCAAATAATAACCCTTTAATAAACTCTACCGTGCAATATTATCCGGGGTATAGACCGAGCCTGAGAGATTGATACGTTGACCGAGGCTCAGAGATAGACAAGACTGATAGTTCCGTCTTAATATATCGCATTAAATCATAGATTTTATCAATATCTGAtatttaatttacatttaaaaaattgttataaggtttatttatttacttatgaCTATAAAAAATTCCATCATAATGGTTTTAGCTATTCGTTTTTATAGGAGTtgatgataattttaaaaaatatcagatAGGCATTGCAGACTACTATGGCCAAGGGTGAGtgacagtaaaaataacttcacTGCAGTTAAATCAGCacgagaaaaattttatttaatttttacctTTATCTTTCTCAGTTATGACTTCAGCAGTATCATGCACTATCGTACGACAGCATTTTCATCTAATGGACAAGCAACTATTATTCCCCTCGACCAGAGTATCGATACAAGCAGCATTGGTCAGAGATCAGGTTTCAGCGATATTGATTTGACGCAGATAAGAAAAGCCATGAAGGTTTGAACATTATTAGTTATAATTAATTAAGCGGGATAATCTCTTTAATTCCTATTTTTCTATTCCTGATATTTAAAGTTCCCATTTGAGCTTGGCAAGCACAGTactcaattaaaaaaatatcaaagttatCAATCTcatattattcttttttattccACAACCGGAATCCATTTTAAATCAATAAATGTAACGATCTAAAACATATTTGCTGTTTTAGTGTGATGAAATTGTAAGCACAACGAAATCAACCACAAATACACCCACCGGAGAAGTTCCAACAACAGTTCAAACGACACAAACAACCAAAGTTTTGCCAACCACTGATATTATTGTcgatataaaaacaacaacagtcaAGCCAACAACAACAGTCAAGCCAACAACAGTCAAGTTAACAACAACATCATCAACAACAACTGAAGCAGTAATATCCACAAATAACCCCACCACAGTCAAAGCCACAACTGTTGCATCTACAGTAAGTAAATCTACTACAACAAaaactacaacaacaaaaaaaaccacAGTTAAGCCAACAGCTATCAAGGATACAACAAAAGCTCCACCATCAAATCCAGCTCCAACGACTGTTAAGGTAGTTTCTTCATCGACACAACGATCAACAAAACCGCCACCTTCAAACCCTTcaccaacaaaatcaaaaattttaataacaacaacaagaacGACGAAAAAAACGActactacaaagaaagtaaaatcaACACCTGTTCCTCCAGCACCATCAAAACCTCCAAAACCACCACAAGCAACTGCTGACAGAACTAAAGAAGTCGGTAGCATCTTCCCCAAAGTGACGAAAATACCGCAAATTTATAATGGGCCACCACTTTCAACTCCATGTTCAGGTAACTTTATAATATacttattctttaatattgactATATTACTTTTTTGAAGTATAGATCTAAACAAAAGTGAATAAACAATCCGCCTTCACTTGTTTCTTTCCTTTGTTTCTGTTTCctattgtgtttttttactCCAACTTTAACTCCAGATTACCCATGCTGGCCGCATGATTTTTCTTGGTCAATGAGCAGCACCACGAACAACTGCAATTGTCGACACATCATTGGTAATTGCCATTGTAAATGCGTGAATATGGACAATGATATTGTCAACGAAGGAAAAGGGAACCATCTTTGTTATAAAAGATCAAAACATGATCCGTTATTTATTTGGACAACAAAAGGTATGTGTCATTGAAAACTGGTAAATGAATAAATTTCTTGTGTGTTAGAATAGCAAACCTAACGAGCCCAAACACGTCAGTACTAAGTGAAAATTTAAGGTCATAAATAAAGTTTCTTGATAAATGTTTCTTTTCTTCCTTCACTTAGAAATTTAAAACTTAAGAAAGATGAAATTTCATAAaagccgaaaaaaatatttgccgGTCCTAAGTGATGAATATAAACAGAGTTGACGAACATTTAGGTCGCCGGAAATCATAGGTCGCCTTTATTTGCCAATAATTATTAGGTCTTGTTGCCTCCATATTATGTGGCaacattttgaaatattttgtttcagAAAAACTTCCTGGCAAAAAGTGCATAGCAAGTCCGAAACAGAATAACGGTCAGCAGAGAAAGAAATACTTGTGTTATTCCAGCATACCAGGCTACGAGTTAAAATGGCTGGACAGTAACGATAGTGGCAGACTGAAGATGAGGTGCGTGGACGCTTACAGCACAAACAGTGGAACTAACAAGCTATTATGTGGAAAACAAATATTGTAAGGATGTATAAACAAAACTGCATCATTGTAAATACAATCATCAACATGTACACAAGCAACGATTAATTAATTAAACAATTTATAGAcaacaaactattttttatgTCCTTGATAATAAACCAACCagtggccttgtggtagagcgtttgccttcagtgcggaaggtctcttcgatcctttctgcttacCGTTCAGTATGagaaataggattgatatcttaggcggttgtctagttaagcggttgttgtgcttgcacgccgtagctcaaataggagctttaaatgcactagaacccccttcgcaggaaCCTCATTGATAGCAGTTCCTATAGAAACTGAAGAGGtaatcctgggtaaataatagtaataataataaaacgcctcaacttcgtccccagacccatttttttctttctaacaaTCTAggacggcgagaagaaatgaTTCGCGCCGTCttggatatcaaaaaagcgaaaaattgccctggaaacgaggttgaaaacgcctatataaaacaaaactgtttCGGAAGaacaatatatataatttttacccGGTGGAGGGAAGGGTTGCCTTTGTTGATACCGAGGGGCAGGCAGTTTTGCAAAATGGAATGCTTACAGAATTTAAGAACAATGCAATTTATCACACAAATTCATTTTTGGCAGTGCATATTctttacctttttttaaaaaatttttaacactagtcgttagcccgtggaaaaaccacgggttcgcccgtcctttttttaccgcattgcgtgcgtattactacttgcgcagctaaactaccattttgcgtgacagacagacagacttacacgggcattataatatagactagtcgttaacccgtggaaaaatccacggggtcacccgtcctttataaattgaatttcgtgtttccgtaaaaaaagtcaaacagacgcacgaacagacagacggaatacggctattattaaagagactagcccttaacccgtggaaaaatccacggggtcgcccgtcctttatatattgcatttcgtgtttctgtaacaggacgcggtttttgcggacagacagacaaaatacggctattattaaagagactagttgttagcccgtggaaaaatccacgggttcgcccgtcgcagctaacctaccattttgcatgacacacagacggacggacggatagACGTATACAGGCATTATAATGTAGACAATCGATGGCCCggagaaaaatccacgggtctgcccatcctttttataccacttaaGCGTGTCTCGAGTTTGGCTTACCCCAGTGTCGAAACGTCGGGGTAAGccaaagtcaaggtgtgacctgacattgaacactctgtggaacgcttaataagagccgtaaactgtgccacacgatcaggtggagcgctttagtacaggtatacagtatgtcgtaaattaagtgaagcgcatacaccattatagtcttgcgactgtaacatatttttcaaaaaatatttcctcaacgatagctgaaataaaaacacagtttacaaacaacagtcggtaccccatcatagcaaacacaatcagtcaatattatattattttgcagaataagtttttgtgaagttaaaaaatttatcgtgacactgggctaagcgcttactacagttaaaccatgtcgcacatgcgtataggaataatacacctttggaaaaaactttctcacagactctgtttaa
The genomic region above belongs to Hydractinia symbiolongicarpus strain clone_291-10 chromosome 4, HSymV2.1, whole genome shotgun sequence and contains:
- the LOC130641245 gene encoding zinc metalloproteinase nas-14-like isoform X1, producing the protein MEIFYTFFFCVFYHLAFGKPTAKLSTVIHGKENDKYEAHTHDDLMREHEIEEKTEERVANVVEGDMKLSNALKALRNGKEADSRDVLTIPQYQWNKEIPYIFSDTAGDYLKNVVQSAIDDFNNYTCVRFVPRTSQSDYIQFTTGSGCWSYVGKIGGMQEINLGAGCELKGTAIHEMMHSLGFFHEHTRLDRDKYVKINFDNLVPGVDDNFKKYQIGIADYYGQGYDFSSIMHYRTTAFSSNGQATIIPLDQSIDTSSIGQRSGFSDIDLTQIRKAMKCDEIVSTTKSTTNTPTGEVPTTVQTTQTTKVLPTTDIIVDIKTTTVKPTTTVKPTTVKLTTTSSTTTEAVISTNNPTTVKATTVASTVSKSTTTKTTTTKKTTVKPTAIKDTTKAPPSNPAPTTVKVVSSSTQRSTKPPPSNPSPTKSKILITTTRTTKKTTTTKKVKSTPVPPAPSKPPKPPQATADRTKEVGSIFPKVTKIPQIYNGPPLSTPCSDYPCWPHDFSWSMSSTTNNCNCRHIIGNCHCKCVNMDNDIVNEGKGNHLCYKRSKHDPLFIWTTKEKLPGKKCIASPKQNNGQQRKKYLCYSSIPGYELKWLDSNDSGRLKMRCVDAYSTNSGTNKLLCGKQIL
- the LOC130641245 gene encoding zinc metalloproteinase nas-14-like isoform X2, which gives rise to MQLLNLLTSDYLKNVVQSAIDDFNNYTCVRFVPRTSQSDYIQFTTGSGCWSYVGKIGGMQEINLGAGCELKGTAIHEMMHSLGFFHEHTRLDRDKYVKINFDNLVPGVDDNFKKYQIGIADYYGQGYDFSSIMHYRTTAFSSNGQATIIPLDQSIDTSSIGQRSGFSDIDLTQIRKAMKCDEIVSTTKSTTNTPTGEVPTTVQTTQTTKVLPTTDIIVDIKTTTVKPTTTVKPTTVKLTTTSSTTTEAVISTNNPTTVKATTVASTVSKSTTTKTTTTKKTTVKPTAIKDTTKAPPSNPAPTTVKVVSSSTQRSTKPPPSNPSPTKSKILITTTRTTKKTTTTKKVKSTPVPPAPSKPPKPPQATADRTKEVGSIFPKVTKIPQIYNGPPLSTPCSDYPCWPHDFSWSMSSTTNNCNCRHIIGNCHCKCVNMDNDIVNEGKGNHLCYKRSKHDPLFIWTTKEKLPGKKCIASPKQNNGQQRKKYLCYSSIPGYELKWLDSNDSGRLKMRCVDAYSTNSGTNKLLCGKQIL